A genomic stretch from Anaerococcus mediterraneensis includes:
- a CDS encoding formate--tetrahydrofolate ligase has product MKTDYEISLQAKKEKIEDVAAKIGISADKLIKYGDYKAKIKRENFDNLSENLVLVTSINPTSSGEGKSTVTVGLSDGLNKIGKKSTVALREPSFGPVLGRKGGATGGGYAQVVPMDEINLHFNGDFHAITSAHNAIMALINNHIFQGNELGFKKVMFNYVMDMNERALRRIKINANGKDERDSSFDITVASEIMAILCLAEDLEDLRSRIGDIMVGYNQDDKPIFAKDLGVEGVVVAILKDAMNPNLVQSLENNPAIIHGGPFANIAHGCNSVIATKTALKYSDYVITEAGFGADLGAEKFLDIKCRVSGLRPKAAVVVATIKALKLHGGVDEANLTEENLDALKEGVKNLEKHVENMRKYNLPVIVALNQFVTDTEAEIKFMEDWAKDFDVEFSLTQVWAKGGEGAIDLANKLVNIVENNKEEVKLLYQDDLSIEEKINTIAKEIYGAAKVNFTDQAREVLDKIDELGYRNYPVCMAKTPASLTDDGKIKGRPEGFEITVSDIKIKTGARFVVAYLNKVLTMPGLPKHPNALEIDIDENENIINLY; this is encoded by the coding sequence ATGAAGACTGATTACGAAATATCTTTACAAGCAAAAAAAGAAAAAATAGAAGACGTTGCAGCAAAGATTGGCATTTCAGCCGATAAATTAATAAAATATGGTGATTACAAGGCAAAGATAAAAAGAGAAAATTTTGATAATTTATCTGAAAATCTTGTTTTAGTCACATCTATAAACCCAACCTCATCTGGGGAAGGAAAGTCAACTGTTACCGTAGGCCTATCTGATGGTTTAAACAAAATCGGCAAAAAATCCACAGTTGCCCTTAGGGAACCATCTTTTGGCCCAGTTCTTGGTAGAAAAGGTGGAGCAACAGGTGGTGGCTATGCCCAAGTTGTTCCAATGGATGAGATAAATCTACATTTTAATGGTGACTTTCACGCCATCACATCTGCCCACAATGCGATTATGGCCCTAATTAATAACCATATTTTCCAGGGCAATGAACTTGGCTTTAAAAAAGTAATGTTTAACTATGTCATGGATATGAATGAAAGAGCCCTTAGAAGGATAAAAATCAATGCCAATGGCAAGGACGAGAGGGATTCTTCTTTTGACATCACAGTTGCAAGTGAAATCATGGCTATTTTATGCCTTGCAGAAGACCTAGAAGACCTAAGATCTAGGATTGGTGATATCATGGTGGGATATAACCAAGATGACAAACCTATTTTTGCAAAAGATTTGGGAGTTGAAGGTGTAGTTGTAGCCATCCTTAAAGATGCTATGAATCCAAACCTAGTCCAATCTTTGGAAAACAACCCAGCAATCATCCACGGCGGTCCATTTGCCAATATAGCCCACGGCTGTAATTCAGTTATTGCAACAAAAACAGCCCTTAAATACTCTGATTATGTAATCACAGAAGCAGGTTTTGGGGCCGATTTAGGAGCTGAAAAGTTTTTAGACATCAAATGTAGGGTTTCCGGTCTACGTCCAAAGGCTGCTGTTGTAGTTGCAACAATCAAGGCCCTTAAACTTCACGGTGGGGTTGACGAAGCAAATCTTACTGAAGAAAATCTTGATGCCCTAAAAGAAGGGGTTAAAAACCTTGAAAAGCATGTCGAAAACATGAGAAAATACAATCTTCCTGTAATAGTTGCCCTAAATCAATTTGTGACAGATACAGAGGCTGAAATTAAATTCATGGAAGACTGGGCAAAGGACTTTGACGTAGAATTTTCCCTAACCCAAGTATGGGCAAAAGGTGGCGAAGGTGCGATTGATCTTGCTAATAAACTTGTTAATATAGTTGAAAACAACAAGGAAGAAGTAAAACTTCTTTACCAAGACGATCTTTCTATAGAAGAGAAAATCAACACTATTGCCAAGGAAATTTACGGTGCAGCCAAGGTTAATTTCACAGACCAAGCCAGAGAAGTTCTAGATAAAATCGACGAGCTTGGCTATAGAAATTACCCAGTTTGTATGGCTAAAACCCCAGCATCCTTAACAGATGATGGCAAAATCAAAGGCAGACCTGAGGGCTTTGAGATCACAGTTTCTGACATAAAAATCAAGACTGGAGCAAGGTTTGTAGTTGCCTATCTCAACAAGGTTTTAACTATGCCAGGCCTACCAAAACATCCAAATGCTTTGGAAATCGACATTGATGAGAATGAAAATATAATAAACCTATACTAG
- the purF gene encoding amidophosphoribosyltransferase: protein MFGIWNIEKAPSVAFYALHALQHRGQQGAGIVSTERTRLRGYRNVGLLADVFKDNGKLEKIDGSAALGALWYSSGNSTNVQNIEPLLYKFNDGHLGIAMNGNLNNARWLRAELEDEGAVFHSASHAEIIMHLIRRSRKETIEERFKEALNKLSGSFSVMLLTQDALYGAVDKHATRPLVLGKLGDSYTIASESCALNVIGADFLKDVSAGEIIRIDDAGFEIGSFCEPSNIAIESMEFIYFARPDSTILGKNVHIVRKNTGRVLAREFPVDADIVVGVPNSSLSLATGYAEEIGLPYEMGLIKNQYIGRTFIEPSQHLRDIAVKMKLSALSDVVRNKRVILLDDSIVRGTTSKRIISMLKKAGASEVHLRIGSPEIVFPSYSGIDMKTSQELIAANLTKDEVRDLIGADSLEFITVDGLKEAIGFDFDSLNKGISLDIFIGDYVEGLGNYEEEFKAELTDIQKDFLAKGSK from the coding sequence ATGTTTGGAATTTGGAATATAGAAAAGGCTCCAAGTGTTGCCTTTTATGCCCTTCACGCCCTCCAACACAGGGGACAACAAGGTGCAGGTATTGTCTCAACAGAAAGAACTAGGCTTAGGGGCTATAGAAATGTTGGCCTCTTGGCAGATGTATTTAAGGATAATGGAAAGCTAGAAAAAATTGATGGATCAGCTGCCTTGGGTGCCCTTTGGTACTCAAGCGGTAATTCCACAAATGTTCAAAATATAGAACCACTTTTGTACAAATTTAACGACGGACACCTAGGCATTGCCATGAATGGTAATCTAAATAACGCCAGATGGCTTAGGGCCGAGCTTGAAGATGAGGGTGCAGTTTTCCATTCTGCAAGCCACGCTGAAATCATCATGCACTTAATTAGAAGGTCTAGAAAAGAAACCATCGAAGAAAGATTTAAGGAAGCCTTAAATAAGTTAAGTGGATCATTTTCTGTAATGCTTCTAACCCAAGACGCTCTATACGGAGCAGTTGATAAGCACGCTACAAGACCACTAGTTCTCGGAAAACTCGGTGATTCCTATACAATCGCCTCAGAGTCTTGTGCCCTAAATGTAATCGGGGCTGACTTTTTAAAGGATGTCTCAGCAGGAGAAATTATAAGAATTGACGATGCAGGTTTTGAAATAGGGAGCTTCTGCGAACCTTCAAATATAGCCATAGAATCCATGGAATTTATCTATTTTGCAAGGCCTGACTCAACCATCCTTGGCAAAAATGTCCACATAGTTAGGAAAAATACTGGTAGGGTTTTGGCAAGAGAATTTCCTGTGGATGCTGATATAGTCGTCGGTGTACCAAATTCTTCCCTATCCCTTGCAACAGGTTATGCAGAAGAAATTGGCCTTCCATACGAGATGGGTCTTATCAAAAACCAATACATAGGCAGGACCTTTATCGAGCCTTCCCAACATTTAAGAGATATAGCAGTAAAAATGAAATTATCAGCTCTTTCTGATGTTGTGAGAAATAAGAGGGTAATCCTTCTTGACGATTCAATCGTAAGAGGCACTACATCTAAGAGAATCATTTCTATGCTTAAAAAGGCTGGAGCAAGCGAAGTCCACCTTAGGATTGGTTCACCAGAGATTGTTTTCCCTTCTTATTCGGGTATAGATATGAAAACATCCCAGGAACTTATTGCTGCAAACCTCACCAAAGATGAGGTAAGGGACTTAATCGGGGCAGATAGTTTGGAATTTATAACTGTTGATGGTCTTAAAGAAGCAATTGGCTTTGATTTTGATAGTCTAAATAAGGGAATTTCTCTTGATATTTTTATAGGTGACTATGTCGAAGGACTTGGCAATTATGAAGAAGAATTTAAGGCAGAACTTACAGATATACAAAAAGATTTTTTAGCAAAGGGGAGTAAATGA
- the purH gene encoding bifunctional phosphoribosylaminoimidazolecarboxamide formyltransferase/IMP cyclohydrolase: MRRALISVSDKTKVADFARALRENGFEIISTGGTLKHLTDEGIDCIPIEEYTGFPEILEGRVKTLHPKVHGGLLSKRDKESHIKELKENQIGYIDLVCVNLYPFAQTLKKPGVTDEEIIENIDIGGPSMLRSAAKNYKFVTVVTDIEDYDSVIEEIRENKDTSLETREKLAAKVFNKTANYDRMIADYFNKKLGLEEDRLDLSFRLEDELRYGENPHQKAWHYVCDEETSYALQDAIQLHGKKMSYNNIQDASAALDILQEFDETVCVGLKHMNPCGVATGKTVFDAWNRAFEADPVSIFGGIVAINGTVDKKTAEKMHEIFLEIILAYDYEDEALEILEKKKNVRIYKIPKKTDKNPKLIKSVRGGILVQDYDDKVYEKLETVTETKVSEEDLKDLEFAYKIVKHVKSNAILLAKDGQTVGVGAGQMNRVGAAEIAFTQAGDKAKGAVLASDAFFPFRDSVDEAAGHDIKAIIQPGGSIRDDESIEACNENGIAMVFTGMRHFKH; the protein is encoded by the coding sequence ATGAGAAGAGCACTGATAAGCGTAAGTGATAAGACAAAGGTTGCAGATTTTGCAAGAGCCCTAAGAGAAAATGGTTTTGAAATCATCTCTACTGGTGGGACATTAAAACATTTGACAGATGAGGGTATAGACTGTATTCCTATAGAAGAGTACACAGGTTTTCCAGAGATCTTAGAAGGCAGGGTCAAAACTCTCCATCCCAAAGTACATGGTGGTCTTTTATCAAAAAGAGATAAGGAAAGCCACATAAAAGAGCTAAAAGAAAACCAAATCGGTTATATAGACCTAGTTTGTGTCAATCTTTATCCTTTTGCTCAAACCCTAAAAAAACCAGGAGTGACTGATGAGGAGATTATAGAAAATATAGATATTGGTGGCCCATCTATGCTTAGGTCTGCTGCAAAAAACTATAAGTTTGTCACAGTTGTAACTGATATAGAAGATTATGATTCTGTTATCGAAGAAATAAGAGAAAATAAGGACACATCATTAGAAACTAGGGAAAAGCTTGCAGCAAAAGTCTTCAATAAGACTGCAAATTATGACAGGATGATCGCAGATTATTTCAACAAAAAATTGGGCCTTGAAGAAGATAGGCTAGACCTATCATTTAGGCTTGAAGATGAGCTAAGATATGGGGAAAATCCTCACCAAAAAGCTTGGCATTATGTATGTGATGAAGAAACTTCTTATGCACTCCAAGATGCTATCCAGCTTCATGGCAAGAAGATGTCTTATAATAATATCCAAGATGCCTCAGCTGCCCTAGACATCCTCCAAGAATTTGACGAAACAGTTTGTGTAGGCCTAAAACACATGAACCCATGCGGTGTCGCTACAGGAAAAACCGTATTTGATGCCTGGAATAGAGCTTTTGAAGCAGACCCTGTTTCAATCTTTGGTGGCATTGTTGCAATTAACGGCACAGTTGATAAGAAAACTGCAGAAAAAATGCACGAAATTTTCTTAGAGATAATTCTTGCCTACGATTATGAAGATGAGGCTCTTGAAATCCTTGAAAAGAAGAAAAATGTCAGAATTTATAAAATTCCAAAGAAAACTGACAAGAATCCAAAATTAATAAAATCCGTCAGAGGCGGAATCTTAGTCCAAGATTACGATGACAAGGTTTATGAAAAACTAGAAACAGTTACAGAGACAAAGGTCAGCGAAGAAGACCTAAAGGACCTAGAATTTGCCTACAAGATTGTAAAACACGTTAAATCAAATGCAATCTTACTTGCCAAGGATGGTCAAACTGTAGGTGTTGGTGCTGGTCAAATGAACAGGGTCGGTGCAGCTGAAATTGCCTTTACACAAGCAGGTGACAAGGCAAAGGGTGCAGTCCTTGCATCAGACGCCTTCTTCCCATTTAGGGACAGTGTTGATGAGGCAGCGGGACACGACATCAAGGCTATCATTCAACCGGGCGGATCAATCCGTGACGACGAATCAATCGAAGCTTGTAACGAAAATGGAATAGCCATGGTATTTACTGGCATGCGCCACTTTAAACATTAA
- the purN gene encoding phosphoribosylglycinamide formyltransferase — MKNIAIFASGNGTNFQALVDNESINQLAKIKILVCDNPKATVIERAIERNISVFTFKAKDYDSKKDYEDEILKKVKNCDYIFLAGYMRILSPYFLENFKGKVVNIHPSLLPDYKGKDAIKRAYEAKEEYIGVSIHFVNEKVDGGKIIRQKKLKVDYNKSLAEITEEIHKIEHQLYTETARKILMEEI; from the coding sequence ATGAAAAATATAGCTATATTTGCAAGTGGTAATGGTACAAATTTTCAAGCCTTGGTTGACAATGAATCAATAAATCAATTAGCCAAAATAAAGATCTTGGTTTGTGATAATCCAAAAGCAACAGTTATAGAAAGAGCCATAGAAAGAAATATAAGTGTCTTTACCTTCAAGGCAAAAGATTATGATAGCAAAAAGGACTATGAAGATGAGATCCTAAAGAAAGTCAAAAATTGTGATTATATATTTTTAGCTGGCTATATGAGGATCCTCTCCCCATATTTTCTAGAAAATTTCAAAGGCAAAGTTGTCAATATTCACCCGTCTTTGCTACCTGATTATAAGGGTAAGGATGCTATAAAAAGAGCTTATGAAGCAAAAGAAGAATACATAGGAGTCAGTATTCACTTTGTAAATGAAAAAGTAGATGGGGGCAAAATAATTCGCCAGAAAAAACTAAAGGTAGATTATAATAAGTCCTTAGCAGAAATAACAGAAGAAATTCATAAAATTGAACACCAATTATACACAGAGACAGCAAGAAAAATATTGATGGAGGAAATATGA
- the purM gene encoding phosphoribosylformylglycinamidine cyclo-ligase produces MSEKYKAAGVSLNAGYESVERIKKHVESTKNKGMMSMIGSFGGAFDLSAYNFKNPVLVSGTDGVGTKLKLAFEMDKHDTIGIDVVAMCVNDILAQGAIPLYFLDYLAVGKNHPAQIEEIVKGVAEGCRQAGAALIGGETAEMPGFYKEGQYDIAGFAVGAQEKDLLIDTENTKPGDLVIGIPSTGFHSNGFSLIRKVLSDNNLSLDQEFEDRTLGQALLEPTRIYAKEVLSLLGKVEIAGISHITGGGFYENLPRAIKKGLGIKIYKDSYEVPAIFRFIQEKGQIDDAEMYQVFNMGVGLAIIVDQKDKDKVLETISDSFLLGEVSQDEGISFV; encoded by the coding sequence ATGAGCGAGAAATACAAGGCGGCAGGTGTTAGCCTAAATGCTGGTTATGAATCAGTTGAAAGAATCAAAAAACATGTGGAATCTACAAAAAATAAGGGCATGATGTCAATGATAGGGAGTTTTGGTGGAGCCTTTGATCTATCAGCCTACAATTTTAAAAATCCTGTTTTAGTAAGCGGTACTGACGGTGTTGGAACCAAGCTTAAACTTGCTTTTGAAATGGACAAGCATGATACAATAGGTATAGATGTTGTAGCTATGTGTGTCAATGATATCCTAGCCCAGGGGGCAATTCCTCTTTATTTTCTAGACTACCTAGCTGTTGGTAAAAATCACCCAGCCCAAATAGAGGAGATCGTAAAGGGAGTTGCAGAAGGCTGCAGACAAGCAGGAGCTGCCCTCATAGGTGGTGAAACAGCAGAGATGCCAGGTTTTTATAAAGAAGGCCAGTACGATATAGCAGGTTTTGCAGTCGGCGCCCAAGAAAAAGATCTCTTGATAGATACAGAAAATACAAAGCCAGGTGATCTTGTAATTGGCATACCATCTACAGGATTTCACTCAAATGGTTTTTCCCTAATAAGAAAAGTTTTATCAGATAATAATTTATCACTAGACCAAGAATTTGAAGATAGGACCCTAGGCCAGGCCCTATTAGAGCCTACAAGAATCTACGCCAAGGAAGTTTTATCCCTACTTGGCAAGGTAGAAATTGCAGGGATTTCCCATATAACAGGCGGAGGTTTTTATGAAAACCTACCTAGGGCTATAAAAAAAGGCTTGGGGATCAAAATTTATAAAGACTCATATGAAGTTCCAGCAATCTTTAGATTTATCCAAGAAAAAGGCCAGATAGATGATGCGGAAATGTACCAAGTATTTAATATGGGTGTAGGTCTTGCTATAATAGTAGATCAAAAAGATAAAGATAAGGTATTAGAAACAATTTCTGATAGTTTCCTACTAGGAGAAGTAAGTCAAGACGAAGGGATCAGTTTTGTATGA
- the purD gene encoding phosphoribosylamine--glycine ligase, with product MARVLVVGNGGREHAISDKLYREGHEIFMLGENPGVAQFGTCITCEVGELPSFCKENEIDLVFVGPEAFLVDGIVDLVEKENIRVFGPNKAAAILEGSKAFAKDLMKKYDIPTASYETFTDYEKALAYVEKSDFPLVIKADGIAAGKGVIIAQDLEEGREALKEIMVDQKFAEAGASVVIEEFLEGEEFSLLSFVSGEIVMPMKVVQDHKRAFDEDLGLNTGGMGVYMPIKHISDSDIEEALENVVKPTAKAMIKEGRPFKGILFAGLMKTKDGIKTIEYNVRFGDPETEIILLSMETSLYDLAQAVLDGRKMEIKWKDKAYIGVVLASKGYPESYEKGFEITGLDGLDSKVFHMGTKESDGKILTNGGRVLIVCQEGESLAEAREAAYRDVEKIKCDNLFYRKDIGHLSLK from the coding sequence ATGGCAAGGGTATTAGTAGTAGGAAATGGCGGCAGAGAGCACGCTATTTCTGATAAATTATATAGGGAAGGCCACGAAATATTTATGCTGGGAGAAAATCCTGGCGTGGCCCAGTTTGGAACATGTATCACTTGCGAGGTCGGAGAGCTTCCTAGTTTTTGCAAGGAAAATGAAATTGACCTGGTCTTTGTAGGTCCAGAAGCCTTTTTGGTTGACGGGATTGTTGACCTTGTGGAAAAAGAAAATATCAGAGTTTTTGGCCCAAACAAGGCCGCAGCCATCCTTGAAGGATCAAAGGCCTTTGCCAAAGATTTGATGAAAAAATATGACATACCAACAGCATCCTATGAGACTTTTACAGATTACGAAAAAGCTCTAGCTTATGTAGAAAAATCCGATTTTCCTTTGGTAATTAAGGCTGATGGAATAGCTGCAGGTAAGGGAGTAATTATTGCCCAAGATCTCGAAGAGGGAAGAGAAGCCCTCAAAGAGATTATGGTTGATCAGAAATTTGCAGAAGCTGGTGCTTCTGTTGTTATTGAGGAATTTCTTGAGGGAGAAGAATTTTCTCTCCTATCCTTTGTGTCAGGCGAAATAGTTATGCCAATGAAGGTTGTTCAAGACCACAAGAGGGCCTTTGATGAAGACCTAGGCCTTAACACAGGTGGTATGGGCGTTTATATGCCAATTAAGCATATTAGTGATTCTGACATAGAAGAAGCTCTAGAAAATGTTGTAAAACCAACAGCCAAGGCTATGATTAAGGAAGGCCGCCCATTTAAGGGAATCTTATTTGCAGGCCTTATGAAAACTAAGGATGGAATAAAAACTATAGAATACAACGTTCGTTTCGGAGATCCTGAGACAGAAATTATTCTCTTGTCTATGGAAACTTCCCTTTACGACTTGGCTCAGGCAGTCCTAGACGGTAGGAAAATGGAAATTAAATGGAAGGATAAGGCCTATATAGGCGTTGTTCTTGCATCAAAGGGTTATCCAGAATCCTATGAGAAAGGCTTTGAAATAACAGGTCTTGACGGTCTTGATTCAAAAGTTTTCCATATGGGTACAAAGGAAAGTGACGGAAAGATTCTTACAAATGGCGGTAGGGTTTTGATCGTGTGTCAAGAAGGCGAGAGCCTTGCGGAAGCGAGAGAAGCCGCTTATAGGGACGTTGAAAAAATCAAGTGCGATAATCTTTTCTACAGAAAAGACATCGGACATTTATCATTAAAGTGA